Within Thermus sp. CCB_US3_UF1, the genomic segment TCCAGGGCCAGGCGGTGGGCCCGCTCCAGGTCCCGGGTGAAGACGTAGGCCGCCAGGCCATAAGGGGTGTCGTTGGCCTTCCTCAGGGCCTCCTCCTCATCCCGGAAGGGGATGGCCACCAGCACGGGGCCGAAGATCTCCTCCTGGGCGATTTTCATGTGGTTTTCCCCCACGAAGAGGGTGGGCTCCAGGTAGTTCCCCCGGGACAGGTCCTCCCCGCGGAAGGAGGTGGAGGCCCTTTTCCCGCCCACCAGGAGCCTTGCCCCCTCCTCCAACCCGGCCTGGACGTAGCCCAGGACCCGCTCCAGGTGCTCGGGGTGGATGAGGGGCCCCACCTCCGTCTCCGGGTCCAGGGGGTGGCCCACGCGGATGGCCCGGGTGCGCTCCGCCACCTGGGCCACGAAGTCCTCAAAGATGGAGGCCTCTAGGAGGAGCCTGGAGCTTGCCGTGCACCTCTCCCCGTTGAAGGAGTAGATCTGGAAGACCACGGCGTCCAGGGCCCGCTCCAGGTCGGCGTCGGCGAAGACCAGGGCCGGGCTCTTGCCCCCAAGCTCCAAGGAGAGCCGCTTGAGGTGGCGGGCGGCGTTGGCCATCACGATCCGCCCCGTCTCCGTCTCCCCCGTAAGGGTGAGGAGGGGCACCAGGGGATGGGCCACCAAGGCCGCCCCCGCCTCCTCCCCAAAGCCCTGGACCAGGTTGAAGACCCCGGGGGGCAGGTCCGCCTCCTGCAGGATCTCCGCCAGGAGGCTGGCGGTGAAGGGGCTCCACTCCGCCGGCTTCAGCACCACGGTGTCCCCGAAGGCCAGGGCGGGGGCGATGCGCCAGGTGGAGAGCATCAGGGGGGCGTTCCAGGGGGTGATGATGCCCACCGGCCCCGCGGGGACCCTAAGGGCGTAGTAGAGCCACTCCCCGTCCACGGGGTAGGTGCGGTCCTCCATGGCGTGCTCGGCGTACTCCGCGTAGAAGGCGAAGTTCTCCGCCGCCCGGGCCACCTGGGCCCGGACGATCCTCAGGACCTGCCCCGCGTCCAGGCACTCCGTAACCGCCAGCTCGTCGGCCCGTTTCTCTATGAGCTCGGCGATCCGCAGGAGGTAGCGCTTCCGTTCCCGGGCCGGGGTGCGCCGCCAGCGGGAAAAGGCCTCATGGGCCGCCCGGGCCGCCCGGTCCACCTCCTTCTCCCCTCCCCTGGCCGCCTCCCCCAGGACCTCCCCCGTGGCCGGGTCCAGGGAGGGGAAGGTGGCCCCGTCCTCCGAGGGTAAAAACCTCCCCCCGATGAAGTGCAGGGCAGGCTTTTCCTTGAGGCGCCTCCGCACCCCCTCAATGGTCTCCCAGGGGATGCCCGCCACCTGGTCCGCGTACCTCATGCTTCCTCCTCTATGGGGTTTTCCAGGGCCCCCAGGCCCTCCACCTCCAGGCGCATCACGTCCCCGGGGAAGACCTGGCTGATCCCCTTGGGCGTGCCGGTGAGGAGGACGTCGTAGGGCTCCAGGGT encodes:
- the hpaE gene encoding 5-carboxymethyl-2-hydroxymuconate semialdehyde dehydrogenase; the encoded protein is MRYADQVAGIPWETIEGVRRRLKEKPALHFIGGRFLPSEDGATFPSLDPATGEVLGEAARGGEKEVDRAARAAHEAFSRWRRTPARERKRYLLRIAELIEKRADELAVTECLDAGQVLRIVRAQVARAAENFAFYAEYAEHAMEDRTYPVDGEWLYYALRVPAGPVGIITPWNAPLMLSTWRIAPALAFGDTVVLKPAEWSPFTASLLAEILQEADLPPGVFNLVQGFGEEAGAALVAHPLVPLLTLTGETETGRIVMANAARHLKRLSLELGGKSPALVFADADLERALDAVVFQIYSFNGERCTASSRLLLEASIFEDFVAQVAERTRAIRVGHPLDPETEVGPLIHPEHLERVLGYVQAGLEEGARLLVGGKRASTSFRGEDLSRGNYLEPTLFVGENHMKIAQEEIFGPVLVAIPFRDEEEALRKANDTPYGLAAYVFTRDLERAHRLALELEAGMVYLNSHNVRHLPTPFGGVKGSGDRREGGVYALEFYTDLKSVGLPLKPPHVPKFGRR